The following is a genomic window from Butyricimonas faecihominis.
AAACGGTTGAAGAAATTTGCGAATGGACGTGAAGTTAGTTTTAAGCAATTGACCCCGGAGTGGTTGTCTCAATTCGAGCGGAAACTGTTGTCCGACCAGTTGAAGTGGAATTCTATTTCAACGTATATGCGGACGCTGAGATCTGTTTATAATCAAGCGGTTGAGCGAGGGATAGCCTCTTATATACCCCGTCTTTTCAGCCGGGTGCATACCGGGATCGATTGTCAGGTGAAAAGGGCGGTTTCCCCGGAGGTAATCTGTCGGTTGATGACAGATAAAAAGCCTTTGCCTGAACGGCTTTCTTTTACCCGGGATATGTTTGTCCTGCTGTTTTTGCTTCGAGGGATGCCTTTTGTTGACTTGGCATTCCTGCGTAAATGTGATTTACAGGGGAACGTGATTGTTTATCACCGGCACAAGACGAGACGAAAACTAACTGTTGTGGTTTGTTCGGAAGCGATGGCCATTATAGAGAAATACAAGGACATGTATCCTGATTCTCCTTATTTGCTCCCTATTATTCAAGATCCCAAGCAGGACGAGTACCGGCAGTATTCTCGGATGTTGCGCCTGCATAACTACCGGTTGCGGCAGGTGGGATATTTCTTGAAGATCAGAGAG
Proteins encoded in this region:
- a CDS encoding tyrosine-type recombinase/integrase, which produces MKREFLTQFMERLIVELEREQRDGTAHVYQSTLKRLKKFANGREVSFKQLTPEWLSQFERKLLSDQLKWNSISTYMRTLRSVYNQAVERGIASYIPRLFSRVHTGIDCQVKRAVSPEVICRLMTDKKPLPERLSFTRDMFVLLFLLRGMPFVDLAFLRKCDLQGNVIVYHRHKTRRKLTVVVCSEAMAIIEKYKDMYPDSPYLLPIIQDPKQDEYRQYSRMLRLHNYRLRQVGYFLKIREQLSTYVARHTWATTALRQNYNSSLICDAMGHSSVKVTETYFQRYREDEVNQLNNALVAFVLSKKVLC